From the Methanoculleus caldifontis genome, the window CCCGGCCTCGCCGAGCGGATGATGACGATCACGCTGCACATCGCCTGGTCGCTGATGGTCCTCGCCGCCGTCGTCTACGAGCGAAAGGTGCTCCTTCTTCTCGCCGTCCTCTGGCATACCGCGGTGGATGCCGCCGCCGTCTACCTCTCCCAGACGCTAGGCCTCCTCGTGACCGAGGCGGTGGTCTTCGTCTTTGCGGTCATCGGCCTGGCGTATATCCTGTGGGAGTGGCGGCGGATGGGGGTAAGGGCGGCTTCCCTGCCGGCCGAGGACGTTCAATAATTTTGTGTGCCATGAGACCAGAGTGATGAGATCTCACGCGAAGCGCGAGCGTAGCGAGCTTGAGAAGCCATCAGGCTTCGAGCCGCGATGGTCCGCCAGGACCGGAGCTTGAGAAGCCATCAGGCTTCGAGCCGCGAAGAACGCGAAGTCCGGTACAACAGTGCTGGCAGTTCCCTTCGCGGCTTCGCGTCTTTCGAAGACCTTCGGTCTTCTCAAGCTCCGGATGTCCCACCCGTCGCATTTCGCGTGAGACTGCGGCGTCGTCTGCATACCATTGCTTTACGCGAAACCACGAAGTTGGCAGAGGGAATGTGTGGAGGTGCTCTGGGGCGCTACCCGCTCCACTCGTGCAGGTATCCCCGGCGTTCGAGAGGTTCTCCGTCGGCGAGAACCGTCCGCTCCGCTATGACCTCGCCGATGACGCGGGCCTCGACCCCCGGGACCGGGAAGATGGTGGGGGGTGCGCAGAAGAGGAGCTCGAAGTCTCCCCCGCCGTAGAGGGCGAGTGCCCGCCCCTCGCCCTCCGGCACGCCCGCCGGGAGCGGGAGGCGGGCGGTATCGATCGAGAAGCCGCAGTCGTTCACCGCGAGGAGGTCGTGGAGGGAGAGAGCAAGGCCGTCGGAGATGTCCATCATCGCCGAGACGCCGGCACGGCCGAGGATCGCGCCCTCCCTCACGCGGGGCTGCGGTTCGAGGAGCTCCTTTCTGTGCCGGTCGTAGCCGGAGAGGGCGGCCTGGGCCTCGCCGAGCGTCCCGGTGACCGCGATGACGTCTCCCGGCCGCGCCCCCCTCCGGCGGACGAGGTGCTCCGGGGCGACCGCCCCAAGGCCAGTGCTTACGATCGTCAGCTCGGTGTGGGCGTCGAGGTCCCCCCCGACCAGTTCGGCGCCGAACGTCGTGCAGCAGTCCCGCGCGCCCTCCATGATGCCTCTGAGGCGTTCCGGCCTATCAAGGCCGACCGCGAGGAGCACCTGTCCCGGCGCCGCGCCCATGCTCGCGACGTCCGAGAGCGTGACCGCCGTCGACATCCAGCCGATCTGCCAGTCGGTCATCCCGGCCGGGAAATCAGTCGTTTCGTGGAGCATATCGGTCGTCGCGACCATCACGAGGTCGCCGCAGGGGATGACTGCACAGTCGTCCGCGAGGCGCTCCGGGTCGATGATCGTCCCGATCAGCCTGTGCAGGCCCCGTTCATCCACCGCGCCGCACCTCCTTCTCCCGCTCGCTCCGGTACTCCTTGAAGAGGTACTCGACCCGCTCGGCCTCCTGCTCGCGGAGGAACTCCTTCTGCCCTTCCTCCCACCTGCCCATCGCTTCCTCGACGGCACCGGTCTTCGCCGCCCCGGTCCTGCCCCGGATCTCCGGGCTGACGGTCTCTGCGGGGAGGAGTGGGAGATTTGCCTCGCGGGCGAGCTGGACTAGGTGCGGGTCGGGGGGTTCCTCGCCGCCGACGACCAGGGCC encodes:
- the thiL gene encoding thiamine-phosphate kinase; translation: MDERGLHRLIGTIIDPERLADDCAVIPCGDLVMVATTDMLHETTDFPAGMTDWQIGWMSTAVTLSDVASMGAAPGQVLLAVGLDRPERLRGIMEGARDCCTTFGAELVGGDLDAHTELTIVSTGLGAVAPEHLVRRRGARPGDVIAVTGTLGEAQAALSGYDRHRKELLEPQPRVREGAILGRAGVSAMMDISDGLALSLHDLLAVNDCGFSIDTARLPLPAGVPEGEGRALALYGGGDFELLFCAPPTIFPVPGVEARVIGEVIAERTVLADGEPLERRGYLHEWSG